From the Paenibacillus tianjinensis genome, the window GATATTTCCACCGGCAAACTCTACTTTTTGAATAAAGGCATCTACTTCTTCTCTGCTGTTAGCACCAATGGAAAAGATGACTTCTGCGCTATGGGAAGTATCTGCGATTGTTGAACCTGTAAATTTCTCAAACGCCGCATCCGGGAACAGCAGAATCGTCGTTTGGCCTATGACAAGCTTGGATCTCTCGTTACCGACGCTCACCGCATGGAATCCAATCTCGTTGAAAAAGGCAGTTGACCTCTCAACATCCTTAACCGGCAGGTTAATCCAGATCTCCTGTGACATGGCTGTAGCCTCCTGGAATGATTCATGAATTTATTTCGCTGCAGCAATAAGTTCCTTAAGCTCAGGAAGGTTGAAGCCTTTGACCGCATATTCTCCGGATACAGTGACAGGTACTCCCATGAAGCCGAGCTTCTCTACTTCCTCCTGATAGACTGTACTGGTCATAACATCACGCACTTCGAACGGAATGCCTTGTTCTGTGAGCAGCTGTTTTACCTGATTGCAGTCGCTGCAGCCGGAGGTAGAGTAGACAATGACAGACTGGCTCATTTGCTTACGGCCTCCTTGATGGCATCACGGGTGATTTTCCAGTGGGAGGTGTTCCAGCGGACTTCTCCGTCTTCAAGCAGGAAAATTTGCGGAGATTCGTGTTTGATGCCGAATTCTTCAGCAATCTGGTTCGAGACCGGACGGTCTTCAATCACATGAACAATAGCTGCCGGTGTATCGGAGCTCTGTGCAAAGGCCAGAAACTCTTCGTTGGCTTTGGCGCTGATCGGGCAGGTTGTGCTGTGTTTAAAAAGCAGTTTTTTGCCGGGTTGCCCGACATATTGGTGCAGTTCATCCAGCGTATGGAGTTGTTGAATAGACATCGGTAAATCGCCCTCCTGGGATTCTATATTTTTGTAATTAAGATTGTAGCATAGTTCAAAATTAAAGCAAAAAATCCAGCGAAATAAAAGCCTTGACCCTGACACTGGTGTCAGGGTTTATACTGGAAGCAGACCATTTCTCATGAACCCCGGGGAGAATGCCATGAAAATAGGTGAACTTGCAGCGCGGACCGGTGTCAGTGTCCGTTCCCTGCGATATTATGAGCGTCAAGGATTGCTTACACCGCTCCGGGAGGCCAACGGCTACCGTGAGTATTCGCCGCTGGCCGTCGAAACGGTGGAGACGATTAAGCTGTATTTGAATCTGGGGCTGTCGACAGAGGAGATTGCCGGATTTCTGCATTGTGTACTGAAGAATAAAGAGGCCTTCTGTGCAGAGGTGATGCCGCTCTACCGCAGCAAGCTGGAGGAAATTGAACGCCAGATTATAGAACTGAGCCAGATTAAACTCAATCTCCAGCAGCGTATGGCTGCAATGCAGCAGGAACAGCTGGAGAGCGGGACTTCTGAGCACGGAAATGCGGAACTGGAAAATAGTTAGGCGTACAGTCATAGAGTTACGGGAGGGAAGAATTATGGCAATTATAAATGTGGAGCATGCGGAAACCCTGCGGGCGGAGCTGAACCGCAGCGGAACGGTGCTGGTTGATTACGGTGCGCCGAGATGCGGGCCCTGCAGAACGCTGCTGCCGATCCTGGAGGAACTGGATGAGGAGTATGCGGACAGCGTGTCTATAGTTAAGGTGAACTGTGATGAGCTGCCTGAGCTGGCGTCAGAGGCTGGCGTCATGGGCCTGCCTACTGTGGTCGTGTACAGCGGAGGGCAGCCGGTGGAGAAGCTGGTCGGTTTGCGTCCGAAATCCGCCTATCAAGGCGTATTAAGAAAGTATGCTGCGGTGAGCAGCAGTACCAGTTAACACATAGAGGCGGGAAGCGGCATGCCAGGCATGCGCTACCCGCCTTTTTACACATCAGAAAGTAATTATTCAAGGTTTACAAGAGTTATAAGGGCTTATTGTTCATTCAGCACTGATGTAGGCGCTTTGGCAAATGCGGCCGGAACCGGGACAACCTCGTTCTGGTGCAGGGCTTCCAGGATCTCTTCTCTGAGGCTTCCGGTAAATGCGCCCCAGGCCTTTTTGCCGACGCCCAGCTCATCGCGTCCAATGGACTGCAGGGTATCCAGCCAGACCCGCTTGTCATTAATCACTCCCAGCTGCTCCTGAATGTTCTTATAGATTTCTTCATGGGCATGAAATTTCTGATTGAGTGCAAAACCCGCGGCGCTCGCGGTATACCGCAGCTCCTTAGCCGATATTCTTAGCTCATGCAGGGCCTCGAAGGCGGCCTTGGACTCCGCTTCAGGTTCTTTAAACAACGTTTTGCAGGCCTTTTTTTTCTGTTCGAAGGCCACCTCCAGCTCACGCATGACGACGTTTGCGTCCCGTTTGGCGGTCAGGGCTTCCAGGGGTCCGGCGAGAAAAGCCGTCCAGAGCCTGTCCAATTCCTTTCCGGTCAGCTGCGCAAGCCCGGTTTCCAGCTTCTTGCGGTACTCTTTCCGTTTCTCCTTCTGATGCTTAATGACGGCCTTCAGCAGCTCAGCTGTCTTGTCATCGCCGTCTTCCTTCGCCAGTTTGCGCCGCTCTTTGAAGGAATGAATCAGAACATCTGCATCCCTGACCTTGCCGAGCATCTTCTGGGCCTGTTTAAAAGTGCTGTATAGCTCTCCGGTGGAGGAATGATCGGGATCAAGAATCGACAGCAGCGTCAGCAGCTTGCGGCTGTTTACCCTCGCCTGATGAATATCCTCATCTCCGAAATCCTTCAGTGCGTCCTTGCTGTAATCACGGAAGTTAACATAGAGCTTGATCATCGCCTGTTCCCACTGACGGGTCTTACTGGCTTGCCGGTCCTTCGTTAGCTGTTCGACGGTCATGCGGCATCACTCCTAAAGGTTGTGTGTGTATTGCATGAACTTCAGCACATTCTGTCTAACACGGGGAGTATCTTCTTTAGTATAAGGATAACGGTTGGATGAAGCGATTTCAAATGCTTTAGGTGTCCTTGCCTTCGCGCCGGGAGGGGAATGGGTTACAATAGGAGCAGTATTAATTTCACGGAAATGAAGAGCGGGCTGCCGGTTAGTTGGACAGTCTAATATTCATCTTAGAGGAAGAGGGTAATCATCAGTGGTTTCTCATGAGGGCTTGGGGCTATTAAGCAGACTCTTTGACGGGCAGGAGCAGAGAACGACCAGCGTTCTTCCTGCGGAAATGGCGGTTTTTGAGCATTTTGCCGGAGAACAGCCGGTCACGGGAGCGGAGGATATGCTGATTCCGTTCGCTTATGAAGAGACGCTGTGCCGGGACGTTGGAGCGGGAACGGTCCCGCCGTCCCTGCATCTTTGGAGTCACCCCGGAGGGGTTGCGCTGGGTCTGCGGGACAGCAAGCTGCCCTTTGCCGCAGCAGCGATGGCGGAGCTTGAAGGGGCGGGAATCCGCACGGCAGTCCGGCATTCCGGCGGTGCCGCCGTGCCGCTTGACGCGGGGATTGTCAATGTGTCCCTGATTCTCCCGAAAGCTCCGGGCAAGCTGGACTTTCACGATGATTTCCGGCTGCTGGCCTCGCTGATTGCCGAGGCCGCAGCCGTAAGCCATCCGCAGGCCGCGGCAAGGATCAGGGCCGGAGAAATCGCCGGCTCGTACTGCCCGGGCGATTTCGATCTGGCGATCGGCGGCCGCAAGTTCTGCGGCATTGCCCAGCGCAGGCAGAGCAGCGCGTACTTCGTGCACGCGTTTGTGGTCGTCTCCGGCTCCGGACAGGAGCGCGGGGAGCTGATCCGCGGATTCTATGAGACTGCGTCCGGAGGGGACGAGTCTCTGGTCTATCCGCGGGTCCGCCCGGAGACGATTGCCGCGCTTGGCGAGCTTGGCGGGCCGGATGCAGCGGCGGTGTTTGCTGCAGTCATCCGGCAGGCGGCCGCCAGCCGGGGTGTGCAGCTGACCTCTGCCGCGCAGCTGCGGCAGGAGACGGGGTATGATCTCCAGTACAGCGATCCCCGTGTGCTGGAGGCGGCGGAGATCCTGCGGGAGCGGTATGCCCGCTGAATAAGCTTGCAGCATTAAGCTTGAATCCATAAGCTTGGATGAGTGAGGCACGATCGTGCCCTAAGTAAATAAGCGCAACGAGAAGAGCAGTGATTCCCCGGTGACGGGAGGATCACTGCTCTTCTTCTTTCGGTCATAGCTGCTCAGGCCGTACATATTCACCTGCTGGTAAAAGCAGATTCTTGGCTACAAGTACAGCTCAGGCCGCCGGTCAGTGAAGATAGGAATCTGCTGGCGCACCTCACGGACCTTTTGCAGATCAATGCTTCCGCTCAGAATCATCTCGCTCTCTGCAGCTTCACTTATAACCTCCCCCCAAGGATCAATAATCATCGAATGTCCGGCAAAGACGTTCGCCGGATCGGCTCCGGCACGGTTGCAGGCGATCACGTAGCATTGATTCTCGATCGCCCGGCTGATCAGCAGGGCACGCCAGTGGGCAAGCCGCGGCATCGGCCATTCGGCACTGACGAACAGCACCTCTGCACCAAGCGCCGTGTGGGCGCGGACCCATTCGGGGAAGCGGATATCGTAGCAGATCAGCCCGGCGCATAAAGCCCCGTCCAGGGTGAACAGCCCCTTGGCTTCCCCCGGCTGCAGATACAGATGCTCATCCATCAGCCGGAACAGATGCAGCTTGCTGTATGCACCGGCCAGCCCGCCTTCACGGTTGAAGACGAACATGCTGTTGGTAATCCCGGCAGACTGCTTGCTGGCAACAGAACCGGCCACAATGTTGATGCCGTATTCCAGCGCGAGTGAAGAGATCATGGCCTTTGTCTGTGCACCGTCTGGATCGGCAATCTGCTCCAGCCGGGTCAAATCGTATCCGGTCGTCCATAGCTCAGGCAGGATGAGGCAATCGGGCTTTGCTGCGGCAGCCCTGCGGATAAGCTGTTCCGCCGCAGCATAATTTGCCCCGGGATTGCCAAATGCTATATCGAGCTGAATCAGGGATATTTTCATGCGTCAGCCTCCTTTATAGTATGAAATTATAGTGTAATCTGCCGGCAAAGCAATCCGAAGGAGGCACTAAAAAGGAAAATAAAATAAATAGTTGACGGGTCAATTAAATCGGTGTAAACTAATTTTCGTCAAGAAGATTTTGCACAATCTATTTTTTAAATCATTAAGCTCACTACATTTTAAGGAGGTTAACATTGACGGGACATCAGCCTGACGAAGAACGCATATTTGAACTGCTGCAGGCGCTGAACAAGGGAATAAGCCCGAAGTTTGAACGATGTGCCGGCATCAGCCCCACAAGGCTCCGCCTGCTCCATGAGCTGTTCCAGGTTGAAGAGATCAGCCAGATTGCGCTGCAGAAGGAAATCGATATCGATGCCGCAGCCATTACCCGCCATTTGAAGGGTCTGGAAGAGAGCGGAATGGTCACCCGCCGTAACAACCCTGTAGACAATAGAGTTACTTTGGTCTCACTGACCCAGCAAGGGCGGGATAAGGTGCATTGCTACAAGGAAGAGAAGAACCGTTTTATCAGCAGTTTACTTACCGGATTTGACGAGCAGGACCGCAAGTCACTCGTGGATAAGCTTACCCGGCTGCAGCATAATATCAATCTACTGTAGCCTTCACCCATATACCAACTATCAAAGGAGATTATTTCACATGAATGCAACGAAAACAAATGACTTCACATCGATTATTACAGGCCGCCGCTCCGTGCGCCAATATGATCCAAGTGTCAAAATCAGCAAGGAAGAAATGACCGAAATTCTTACAGAAGCTACCCTGGCTCCATCCTCAGTAAACATGCAGCCTTGGCGCTTCCTGATCATTGAAAGTGCCGAAGCCAAAGCCAAGCTGGCGACGATCGCCAAGTTTAACCAGCAGCAGGTTGAAACCTCAGCCGCTATGATCGCTGTGTTCGGCGATTTGAACAACTTCGAGTATGCTGAAGAAATCTATGGTACTGCAGTAGAGCGCGGCTTGATGCCGAAGGAAGTGAAAGAAGGCCAGCTGTCCCGTCTGGCAGTACATTTCGCCAATCTGCCTGCGGATATCAACAGAGAAACCGTAATGATTGACGGTGGCCTGGTCTCCATGCAGCTGATGCTGGCTGCCCGTGCCCATGGATATGATACCAATGCTATCGGCGGATTCGAAAAGGACCAGATTGCCGAAATGTTCGGTATGGACAAAGAACGGTACATTCCGGTAATGCTGATCTCCATCGGGAAAGCTGCTGCCGAAGGCTACCAATCCGTACGTCTGCCGATCGATAAGATTGCGGAGTGGAAATAATCTACTAACCAGGAGGAATGAACAATGATTATTATTCATGCTACACTTCAAGTGAACCCTGAACGTGAGGAGCAATTTCTGGCAGAAGCCGAGACCCTGCTGAATGCTACACATGAGGAAGAAGGCAATATTTCTTATGAGCTGTACAAGCATGTCTCCCGGAGCAATGTCTATATTATGGTGGAGGAATGGCGTGATGCCGAAGCTGTTGCCGGTCATAATGCAAGTCCGCACTTCACCGGCTTTGCGGCCAAAGCAGGCGAATTTCTGACAGCACCGCTGGATGTTAAGGTATATAACGGAGAACTGTTCAGCAAGTAAGGGCAAGTTGTTGTGAAAAAAGCTCGCAGGAGCCTGTGTTTACATCATGCCGCCATGGCTAGGGTAGTTACCCTTCATGGGATGGCGGTGTAAGCAGGCTTCTGCGAGCTTATTTGTGCTAGAGAATGATGGGGCCCGGTGTGGCCAGTTCCGCAGCAGTGACTTCTGCCCCGGATCGCCAGCCTCCTCAGCTGGTTTCGAATTTTCTGCGCAGGGAATGGGTGAGCTCCTGTAGGTCGATGATTTTGTCGTTAACCTGTTGGGAGGAATTCATTTGATTTTCACTGCCTGCAGACAGCTGCTCCATGGAAGCCACATTCTCCTCGATAACGGCGGAAATATTCGTCATATCATTGGATATTTCCTGTGATGCTGCTTCGATAGTCTGAATGGATCCATTCAGCTCGTTAATCGCTGTCACCAGCTGGCTGATGGTTTGATACACCAGGTCGAAATCTGACATGAATTCTTTGGCAGAGGCAACAGACTCATCCGAGGTCTGTTTGCCGGTCTCCATTTGCGATACAGAAGTGGCACTTTCTTCCCGTACTTTATTGAGAATGAGCCTGATTTCTTCGGTGGAATTATTGCTTCGTTGAGCCAGTTTACGGATTTCACTCGCTACCACGGCAAACCCCTTACCATGCTCACCGGCTCTTGCGGCCTCGATCGAAGCATTCAGGGCCAGCAAATTGGTCTGGGTAGCCACGTCCTGAATTAATGAAATGATGCCTTCGATTTGTTGAGTGGACTCATTCAGGGATACAATGGTTTCCGTAGCTGTCGTAATCGTTTCGGATACGAGGGAAACCTGATCGTACAATATTCTCGTATTATGCTGGTTATCCGCGAGGGCCTGCTCGGTAGCTGCCGTTCTTTTTTGCATGGTTGAAGAGGTCTGAGAGGTCTGTTCGATCATTTTAGTGATAGATTGTACAGAATTCTCCATGCTGACCAGCGACCCGCTTTGATCACTCAGACCGGTGGATACCTCCCTGAACGATTGCAGCATCTCTGTATTCACGCGGATGTTGCCTTCCGACAGCTGAGAGACGGCAGAAGAGGTGTGGTCCAGCTCATCCGAGAGCTGCTTCACTGTCTCTAAGAGCACGATAACTTCGTTCTGCTTTATGGTCTTCTCCCTTTCAAGCTGTAAGGTGATTTTTTGCTTAGAGTTGATCTGCAGGATGGTAGCCGCTGAGGTCATAAGCAGGAACAAGGCATGAATAAGCATCATGCTAAAAGGGTAGCTCGACACTCCGAACACCAGCTCAGGGACGAGGAATAATCCAAGAATATGCTGCAGCGCAAACAAAAGGGTCATTATCAGAGTTAGCTTGATATTTTCGTAGTAGGCAACAATTGCAATCGCCATGAAAATGGAAAAGTGAAACTCTACCGTTCCGCCCCCGCCTGCGATCATGGAGAAGCTGCCGAAGGTTATGGCCAAAGTATTCAATAAAGGGATGTACTTATGTTCCCTGTTCTTGCCGTATAACCAAATGTTAATAACCAGGAAGATGACCGGAAGGGCCAGCAGCACATTCATAGAAAAAGCAAAGTCCCGGGCAATCGTTAAGGCTTCCTCTTCGTTGTGAATCATGCCCAGGCTCAGTAAATCAAACTGCCTATGCAGCAGGTGAATCAAAATACTGATGAAAATTGTTGCGGCTGACATCCAAATCATTAATCTGTTTTTGTGCTGGATCATGGTTCATCATCCCCTCATATGCAAAGCAAGTGTAGATCCCATGAACCTTCTAAACTACTAATCCTTAAGTACATATTCGACAAAACTCATAGTTTAATGGGTTCGATTAATAGGTCTATACTGCTATATAACGGTCTTTTCGCATCATATTTTTATAACATCACATGTGAAATTATGAATCGGCTGGCTTTGGGTTTCCCGAACCGCTAGAATAAACACAATATGTAATGCTATTAACGAGAGGGTGACCCGGCAATGAATATTTTCGAACCTTCCCAAGTGCTGAGTGCTTTGCCAAAGCAGTTCTTTGCTGCGCTTGTTGCCAGGGCCGGCCAGGTGGCGGCTGAAGGACATGATGTCATTAATCTCGGACAAGGCAATCCCGACAGGCCTACCCCGCCTCATATTGTAGAAGCCTTGCAGAGGGCGGCGGTTGACCCTATGAATCATAAGTACCCGCCTTTTCGCGGGCATGGCTATCTTAAAGAAGCTGCGGCAGCTTTTTATAAACGGGAGTATGGTGTAGAGCTGGACCCGCAGCGGGAGATTGCTATTCTGTTCGGCGGGAAGACCGGACTGGTTGAGGTAGTCCAGTGCCTGCTGAATCCGGGTGATACCGCACTCGTGCCGGACCCCGGGTACCCGGATTACTGGTCTGGTATTGAGCTGGCCCGGGCTGTTATGGAGATGATGCCGCTCAAGGAGGAGCGCGGGTTCCTGCCTGACTATACGGTTATATCCCCGGAAACAGCGGCCAAGGCGAAGCTGATGTTTCTTAACTACCCGAACAATCCGACCGGAGCGGTGGCTGACGAGGAGTTCTTTTTGGAGACGGTCAGGTTTGTGGAGCAGCATAACATATGTGTGGTGCATGATTTTGCCTATGCTGCGATTGGCTATGAGGGGCAGCGGCCGGTCAGCTTCCTCCAGATACCAGGGGCTAAGGAGACCGGCATCGAAATTTATACCTTGTCGAAGACCTATAATATGGCCGGCTGGCGGGTGGCCTTTGCCGCAGGAAATGCCAGTGTGATCGAGAGCCTGAATCTGCTGCAGGATCATATGTATGTCAGCTTGTTCGGGGCCGTACAGGAAGCGGCTGCGGCTGCACTGCTGGGTCCGCAGGATTGTGTACAGGAGAACGTAGACCGCTATGAAGCCAGGCGCAACACGTTGATCAGCGGCCTGCGGCAAATCGGCTGGCAGGTGGAGGCTCCGCGCGGCTCCTTCTTCACCTGGCTTCCTGTTCCGGAAGGCTACACCTCACAGAGCTTTGCGGATATGCTTTTGGAGCAGGCACATGTGGTCGTCGCCCCGGGTGTTGGCTTCGGTGCTTATGGCGAAGGCTATGTGCGGATCGGCCTGGTAAGCGATGAGGCCCGGCTGGCGGAAGCCGTGCAGCGGATCGCGGGATTGAAGCTGTTTACTGCGGAAGAATAGCTGCAACTAGCATAAGCGATATTAAGAAGAAGCGAGGTACAGAGATGAAGATCACCCTATTGAAGCATGGGATCAGGAAGAATGAGGTGTGGTTTGCTGCCGACTGCGGTGAGGGCAGGGGAATCTGGGGCGGCGGGTCTTTGCCGGATCCCGGAGCTGTGGTTGAGGCGGAATTTGAGCTGCCTGCGCTTATTATGCGCTGGGTAGATCTGGTTCCGGTAAATAGCAGTGACTGCGGGATACGCATAGACGGGGAACAGGTGATATTAACCGGTATCCTGGAGAATATTGAGGCGGACGGAACGGGGTATCTGCGGCTTGGGCCGGAACTAATCATGTTCGAATGCCTGGGTGAACCGATGGCACTAGGCGGCTGGGTGGAGATACGAACCCGGGAGCTGGCGGTCTATCCGGCGATTTAATAAGCGGAGTGAAAGTGGCGGCAAACCTATAATTATTGCATCCGCATAGCCACTCCTGAGAAAATAGGCTAAGATAAAACAACAGGTTTGAAGTACAGCTATAAGGAGCAGAAGTCCAATGAACAGCGATATTCAACAATTTAAGACGGAATTTTTCAAGGCGCTGGCTCATCCGATGCGGATCCGCATCCTGGAACTGCTGAGCGAAGGCGAGAAGAATGTGAATGAGCTGCAGGCGATTCTCGGTTCGGAAGGCTCTGCGGTATCCCAGCAGCTGGCCGTCCTCCGCGCCAAGAATGTGGTAGCAAGCGTCAAGGAAGGGACTACGGTGATTTATTCTCTGCGTGATCCCCTGATTAAGGACCTGCTGGCGGTGGCCAGACAGATTTTCGATAACCATCTCGTGAATGCAATATCCCTCCTGGAGGGCATCCGCAGCGAATAAAATCCGCCCTCAGCAGGGTGGATTTTCCGTTGACAAGAACGGCAGGCAGGAGTATTGTTGCTCATATATTCAAATAATCAGATATTTAAAGAAAAGAAGGTTAGATGATGACAGGGTGGGGCCGTTTTCAAGGCTATAACATTGCTTCTCTGCGGAAGGATATCATTTCAGGGACAATCGTCGGCGTTATTGCCATCCCGCTCGGGATGGCATTTGCTATTGCATCCGGTGTAAAACCGGAGTATGGAATTTATACGACCATCGTAGCCGGGATACTGATCTCTTTATTCGGCGGCTCGAAATTTCAGATTGGCGGGCCTACAGGCGCGTTCATTCCGATTCTATTCGCAATCGCCATGGAATACGGCTATGAGAATCTGCTGATTGCAGGGATGATGGCCGGAGTTATTCTTGTGGTTATGGGCCTATTAAGGCTTGGGGTACTGATAAAATTTATTCCGAAGCCGGTAACCATCGGCTTTACAGCCGGGATTGCCGTCATTATCTTTACCGGGCAAATCGGGAATTTCCTCGGGCTTAAGGGAATTAAACGCCATGAAGCCTTCATCGACAATATGAAGGAACTTGGCATGCATATCTCGACGGTGAACCTGTATAGTGTGCTGACCGCTGCAATATGCTTTGCGGTAGTCGTGCTGGGGCTGCGCTTTGCCCCCAAGGTACCGGGATCACTGGTCGGGCTGCTGTGCGCCAGCGTGGTTGCGGCGCTATTCTTCAGCGGTAAAGTCACTACCATCGGCTCTGCTTACGGCGATATTCCGAACACGCTGCCGAGCTTTCACTTTCCGGTGATTACCTGGGAGCGGATCAGGCATCTGCTCCGCCCGGCGTTTGTGATCGCCATGCTGGGTGCGATTGAATCGCTGCTGTCGGCGGTGGTCGCTGACGGAATGTCCGGCAGCCGCCATAACAGCAACCGGGAACTGATCGGCCAGGGCATCGCGAATATTGCCGCGCCGATGTTCGGGGGAATCCCGGCGACAGGCGCGATTGCCAGAACGGCAACGAATATCCGCAGCGGGGCTGCTTCTCCGCTGTCAGGTGTAATTCACGGCGTCGTAGTGTTCCTTATTCTATTGTTGTTTGCACCGTATGCCTCCAGTATTCCGCTTGCAGCTATGGCCCCGATCCTGATGGTGGTTGCCTGGAATATGAGCGAGCGCAAGCAGTTCCTGCAGCTGCTGAAGCTGGGAACCGGGGATTCCCTTGTACTGGCCATTACCTTCCTCTTGACGGTATTCGCGGATTTAACGGTAGCCGTGGAAGTAGGGCTGGTATTGGCCGTAATTCTGTTCGTCAAACGGATGGGTGAGACCCATCTGGTCGCCAAGGTACTGCCTGATCCTGCATCGGTAAAGGTAGCGGCGCATATGGTGACAGACAGCCATGATTGCCCGCAGATCGGAATTTATAATGTGGAGGGGCCACTATTTTTCGGGGCTGCTTACAGGTTTAATGATACGATGCCGGAGCTTGGCCCTGGCCAGGCGAAGCTTATTATCCTTCGTATGGGTAAGGTGCCGTTTATTGACACCACAGGTGAGGCCAATCTGGCGGAGCTTGTGAAACAGCTGAAGGCAGATGGGGGCAAGCTGATGATTACCGGTGCCCAGCCCCAGCCGTATGATCTGCTGAAGAGAACAGGCCTGTACGACAAAATCGGAGCCGAGCATTTCTTTGATCATACTGGAGATGCCATTAATGCAGCACTGGGAATGATTCATACAGACCGCTGCGCAGGCTGCAGGCATGCCGCGTTCCGGGAATGCGCAGCGTTATCCGGAATGGAGGAAGTGCCGGGCAGAGGCGTCTTCAAAGGCAGAAAGCCGGCAGTGGCGGGAAAGCTCAGCAGCGGAATTCAGTAGGTCATAACTTCCATAATTTCAAATAAATATAACAGCCTGGGTGCATCCTGATGCCCGGGCTGTTATATTTATTATGGACTGGTGAATACCCTATTTGTACATAACTAACTGTACTCTATGTAATCTGGATAAGGAGATTGTACCCCGATGAAGGAACTTAATTATGGCAAGGTGTTTATGTTACTCGCTGGACTGTCCCTGGCTACTTTGGGTGTATACCGCGTAGTTTCGCTGCGGACGGACAATTTTTACGATTTTTTGCTCTGGAACTTTTTCCTGGCCTGGATTCCCTTTTTGTTCTCAAGTGCCGCATATATGCTGGATAAGCGGAAGGTAGGCGGGCTCCTGCTGCTGCCGCTGGGAATTGCCTGGCTGCTGTTTTTTCCAAACGCGCCGTATCTGATGACAGATCTCCTGCACCTGACCGCGAGAAAAAGCATCTATATTGTCGGCGGAGAAGTGCAGAGCCGGTTCTGGTATGATCTGGTTACCTTGCTTCTGTTCACCTGGAGCGGCTGGCTGACGGGATTCTTCTCCCTGTACCAGTTTCAGAACGTGATCTGCCGCAAAAGCAATCTTGTGTTTTCCTGGATTTTTGTATTCGCAGCATGTGCGCTGGGGGGGTATGGCGTGCTCCTTGGCCGGGTATACCGGCTGAACAGCTGGGATGTACTGACAGACCGCCATCAATTGTATCAGCTGGTCGAGGACAGCCTGAACCGGCAATCGCTGTTCTTCAGCCTGTTTGTGGCGGTTGTTCTGCTGGTGATTTATACTACGCTGTATTTCCTGCTGAACGGACTGGGCAGCGGCGGCAGCCGGAGGGCTTATGCCAGAGGCGGCAGAAGCTGATCCTCCGGATCCGGCCCCGGATGGAACTGGAACCTCTCCAGGTCGATCCCGCCATTGTCCACAAAGTGCACCCCTTCCCCAAGCAGATATAGCTTCTGGAGGGAG encodes:
- a CDS encoding VOC family protein, which translates into the protein MSQEIWINLPVKDVERSTAFFNEIGFHAVSVGNERSKLVIGQTTILLFPDAAFEKFTGSTIADTSHSAEVIFSIGANSREEVDAFIQKVEFAGGNIFGKPGEVDGWMYGAGFADLDGHRWNLLYIDESKMPKR
- a CDS encoding glutaredoxin family protein; amino-acid sequence: MSQSVIVYSTSGCSDCNQVKQLLTEQGIPFEVRDVMTSTVYQEEVEKLGFMGVPVTVSGEYAVKGFNLPELKELIAAAK
- the ytxJ gene encoding bacillithiol system redox-active protein YtxJ: MSIQQLHTLDELHQYVGQPGKKLLFKHSTTCPISAKANEEFLAFAQSSDTPAAIVHVIEDRPVSNQIAEEFGIKHESPQIFLLEDGEVRWNTSHWKITRDAIKEAVSK
- a CDS encoding MerR family transcriptional regulator gives rise to the protein MKIGELAARTGVSVRSLRYYERQGLLTPLREANGYREYSPLAVETVETIKLYLNLGLSTEEIAGFLHCVLKNKEAFCAEVMPLYRSKLEEIERQIIELSQIKLNLQQRMAAMQQEQLESGTSEHGNAELENS
- a CDS encoding thioredoxin family protein, with product MAIINVEHAETLRAELNRSGTVLVDYGAPRCGPCRTLLPILEELDEEYADSVSIVKVNCDELPELASEAGVMGLPTVVVYSGGQPVEKLVGLRPKSAYQGVLRKYAAVSSSTS
- a CDS encoding CHAD domain-containing protein, with translation MTVEQLTKDRQASKTRQWEQAMIKLYVNFRDYSKDALKDFGDEDIHQARVNSRKLLTLLSILDPDHSSTGELYSTFKQAQKMLGKVRDADVLIHSFKERRKLAKEDGDDKTAELLKAVIKHQKEKRKEYRKKLETGLAQLTGKELDRLWTAFLAGPLEALTAKRDANVVMRELEVAFEQKKKACKTLFKEPEAESKAAFEALHELRISAKELRYTASAAGFALNQKFHAHEEIYKNIQEQLGVINDKRVWLDTLQSIGRDELGVGKKAWGAFTGSLREEILEALHQNEVVPVPAAFAKAPTSVLNEQ
- a CDS encoding lipoate--protein ligase family protein, coding for MVSHEGLGLLSRLFDGQEQRTTSVLPAEMAVFEHFAGEQPVTGAEDMLIPFAYEETLCRDVGAGTVPPSLHLWSHPGGVALGLRDSKLPFAAAAMAELEGAGIRTAVRHSGGAAVPLDAGIVNVSLILPKAPGKLDFHDDFRLLASLIAEAAAVSHPQAAARIRAGEIAGSYCPGDFDLAIGGRKFCGIAQRRQSSAYFVHAFVVVSGSGQERGELIRGFYETASGGDESLVYPRVRPETIAALGELGGPDAAAVFAAVIRQAAASRGVQLTSAAQLRQETGYDLQYSDPRVLEAAEILRERYAR
- a CDS encoding carbon-nitrogen family hydrolase — its product is MKISLIQLDIAFGNPGANYAAAEQLIRRAAAAKPDCLILPELWTTGYDLTRLEQIADPDGAQTKAMISSLALEYGINIVAGSVASKQSAGITNSMFVFNREGGLAGAYSKLHLFRLMDEHLYLQPGEAKGLFTLDGALCAGLICYDIRFPEWVRAHTALGAEVLFVSAEWPMPRLAHWRALLISRAIENQCYVIACNRAGADPANVFAGHSMIIDPWGEVISEAAESEMILSGSIDLQKVREVRQQIPIFTDRRPELYL
- a CDS encoding MarR family winged helix-turn-helix transcriptional regulator, producing MTGHQPDEERIFELLQALNKGISPKFERCAGISPTRLRLLHELFQVEEISQIALQKEIDIDAAAITRHLKGLEESGMVTRRNNPVDNRVTLVSLTQQGRDKVHCYKEEKNRFISSLLTGFDEQDRKSLVDKLTRLQHNINLL
- a CDS encoding nitroreductase family protein produces the protein MNATKTNDFTSIITGRRSVRQYDPSVKISKEEMTEILTEATLAPSSVNMQPWRFLIIESAEAKAKLATIAKFNQQQVETSAAMIAVFGDLNNFEYAEEIYGTAVERGLMPKEVKEGQLSRLAVHFANLPADINRETVMIDGGLVSMQLMLAARAHGYDTNAIGGFEKDQIAEMFGMDKERYIPVMLISIGKAAAEGYQSVRLPIDKIAEWK
- a CDS encoding putative quinol monooxygenase; this translates as MIIIHATLQVNPEREEQFLAEAETLLNATHEEEGNISYELYKHVSRSNVYIMVEEWRDAEAVAGHNASPHFTGFAAKAGEFLTAPLDVKVYNGELFSK